The following are encoded in a window of Amycolatopsis solani genomic DNA:
- a CDS encoding L-serine ammonia-lyase, whose amino-acid sequence MAISVFDLFSIGIGPSSSHTVGPMRAALTFVDGLGDDLPKTSRVQAELFGSLGATGFGHGSDKAVLLGLSGERPEEIDTDTVPVRVAEIRESGRLLLGGTHEIAFDEDNDLTMHRRKSLPAHPNGMVFRAFDASGSLLRERTYYSVGGGFVRDESYETDTVFVEDATPVPYPFRTGADLLGHCAETGLPISEIMLANELAWRSASEVRSGLLDIWAVMAECVRNGCTHEGVLPGGLKVPRRAKSLHEKLLAEDGVDDPLYAMDWVSLYALAVNEENAAGGRVVTAPTNGAAGIIPAVLHYYQRFIRHSNDDGIVKFMLTAGAIGSILKQTGSISGAEVGCQGEVGSASAMAAAGLTEVLGGSPAQVENAAEIGVEHHLGLTCDPVGGLVQIPCIERNAVGASKAIHAARMAMRGDGSHVVTLDKAIKTMRETGADMSVKYKETARGGLAVNVIEC is encoded by the coding sequence ATGGCGATCAGCGTCTTCGACCTGTTTTCCATCGGCATCGGCCCGTCGAGCTCGCACACCGTCGGGCCGATGCGGGCGGCACTGACCTTTGTGGACGGTCTCGGCGACGACCTCCCGAAGACGTCGCGCGTGCAGGCCGAGCTGTTCGGCTCGCTCGGCGCGACCGGGTTCGGCCACGGCAGCGACAAAGCCGTCCTGCTCGGGCTTTCCGGTGAACGTCCCGAAGAGATCGACACCGACACCGTGCCGGTGCGCGTCGCGGAAATCCGCGAGTCCGGGCGGCTGCTTTTGGGCGGCACGCACGAAATCGCGTTCGACGAGGACAACGACCTCACCATGCACCGCCGCAAGTCGTTGCCCGCGCACCCGAACGGCATGGTGTTCCGCGCGTTCGACGCGTCGGGCTCGTTGCTGCGCGAACGGACGTACTACTCGGTCGGCGGCGGTTTCGTCCGCGACGAGTCGTACGAGACGGACACGGTGTTCGTCGAGGACGCGACGCCGGTGCCGTACCCGTTCCGCACCGGGGCGGACCTGCTCGGGCACTGCGCCGAGACGGGCCTGCCGATCAGCGAGATCATGCTGGCGAACGAGCTGGCCTGGCGTTCTGCTTCGGAAGTGCGTTCGGGGCTGCTGGACATCTGGGCGGTCATGGCGGAATGCGTCCGCAACGGCTGCACGCACGAAGGCGTCCTGCCGGGCGGCCTGAAGGTGCCGCGGCGCGCTAAGTCGTTGCACGAGAAGCTGTTGGCCGAAGACGGCGTGGACGACCCGTTGTACGCGATGGACTGGGTGAGCCTGTACGCGCTGGCGGTCAACGAGGAGAACGCGGCGGGCGGCCGCGTGGTCACGGCCCCGACCAACGGCGCGGCCGGCATCATCCCGGCGGTGCTGCACTACTACCAGCGCTTCATCCGGCACTCGAACGACGACGGCATCGTGAAGTTCATGCTGACGGCGGGCGCGATCGGCTCGATCCTCAAGCAGACGGGCTCGATCTCGGGCGCCGAGGTCGGCTGCCAGGGCGAAGTCGGCTCGGCGTCGGCGATGGCGGCGGCGGGCCTGACGGAGGTCCTCGGCGGCTCGCCGGCCCAGGTGGAGAACGCGGCGGAGATCGGGGTGGAGCACCACCTCGGCCTCACCTGCGACCCGGTCGGCGGCCTGGTCCAGATCCCGTGCATCGAGCGCAACGCGGTCGGCGCGTCCAAGGCGATCCACGCGGCCCGCATGGCCATGCGCGGCGACGGCAGCCACGTGGTGACCCTGGACAAGGCGATCAAGACGATGCGCGAGACCGGCGCGGACATGAGCGTGAAGTACAAGGAAACCGCCCGCGGCGGCTTGGCGGTGAACGTCATCGAGTGCTGA
- the gcvT gene encoding glycine cleavage system aminomethyltransferase GcvT, with protein sequence MSRETSLHGVHQGLGALFTDFAGWSMPVRYASELAEHKAVREAAGLFDLSHMAEIHVTGKQAADVLDFALVGNLTGVKPGRARYTMICDAEGGVLDDLVVYRLADEHYLVVANAGNAKVVADALAERVAGFDAVVDDRSETTALIAVQGPNAAAILGAVTDADLAALKYYASVPAVVKGHDVLLARTGYTGEDGFELFVDAGEAPAIWRILTEAGEGHGLVPAGLACRDTLRLEAGMPLYGNELTLEQSPFEAGLGRVVKFEKPGDFVGRSALEERAEQDVPRVRVGLRGTGRRAPRHGYKLLADGVEIGEVTSGALSPTLGYPIAMAYVDRAYTEPGTELSVDIRGRIEPVEVVALPFYSRA encoded by the coding sequence CAGGGACTCGGTGCGCTGTTCACCGACTTCGCCGGCTGGTCCATGCCGGTCCGCTACGCGAGCGAGCTGGCCGAGCACAAGGCCGTCCGCGAGGCGGCCGGGCTGTTCGACCTGTCGCACATGGCCGAAATCCACGTCACCGGCAAGCAGGCGGCCGACGTCCTGGACTTCGCGCTCGTCGGCAACCTGACCGGGGTCAAGCCGGGCCGCGCGCGGTACACGATGATCTGCGACGCCGAGGGTGGCGTGCTCGACGACCTCGTCGTCTACCGCCTCGCCGACGAGCACTACCTGGTCGTCGCGAACGCGGGCAACGCGAAGGTCGTCGCCGACGCGCTGGCCGAGCGGGTCGCGGGCTTCGACGCCGTCGTCGACGACCGGTCGGAGACGACCGCGTTGATCGCCGTCCAGGGCCCGAACGCCGCGGCGATCCTCGGCGCGGTCACCGACGCCGATCTGGCCGCGCTCAAGTACTACGCCAGCGTCCCGGCCGTCGTGAAGGGTCACGACGTCCTGCTCGCCCGCACCGGCTACACCGGCGAGGACGGCTTCGAGCTGTTCGTCGACGCCGGCGAGGCCCCGGCGATCTGGCGGATCCTGACCGAGGCGGGCGAGGGCCACGGCCTGGTCCCGGCCGGTCTCGCCTGCCGCGACACGCTGCGGCTGGAAGCCGGGATGCCGTTGTACGGCAACGAACTCACCCTCGAGCAGAGCCCGTTCGAAGCCGGGCTCGGCCGCGTCGTCAAGTTCGAGAAGCCGGGCGACTTCGTCGGCCGCTCGGCCCTCGAAGAGCGGGCCGAGCAGGACGTTCCGCGCGTGCGGGTCGGCCTTCGGGGTACCGGTCGCCGGGCCCCGCGCCACGGCTACAAGCTGCTGGCCGACGGGGTCGAGATCGGCGAGGTCACCAGCGGCGCGCTGTCGCCGACGCTGGGGTACCCGATCGCCATGGCGTACGTCGATCGGGCGTACACCGAGCCCGGCACCGAGCTGTCCGTCGACATCCGGGGCAGGATCGAGCCCGTCGAGGTCGTCGCCCTGCCCTTCTACTCCCGCGCGTAA
- a CDS encoding NADP-dependent oxidoreductase — protein sequence MKAVRFHDYGAPEVLRYEDVTLPVPAAGQVRVRVAATSFNPVDGNIRGGFMRGPIPVELPHTPGIDVAGTVDALGDGVDGLELGDRVVGFLPMDGDGAAAEYVLAPADVLTAAPQDVPLADAAALPLVGLTAYQALFDHAGLTAGQRVLVNGAGGAVGGYAVQLAKGAGAHVIAIAGPRSAEAVKAAGADEVVDHTTTSVPSAVTEPVDVALNLAPVDPAALAALVTLVRPGGVLVNTTVWMPAPSDEERGVRGIDLFVRSDAGQLAKLVALVDRGELRVEVAERVSLPELPALHARAAEGAVHGKVVVVPA from the coding sequence ATGAAGGCAGTGCGTTTCCACGACTACGGCGCCCCCGAAGTCCTGCGCTACGAGGACGTGACCCTGCCGGTGCCCGCCGCCGGGCAGGTCCGCGTCCGGGTCGCCGCGACGTCGTTCAACCCGGTCGACGGCAACATCCGCGGCGGCTTCATGCGCGGCCCCATCCCGGTCGAGCTGCCCCACACGCCCGGCATCGACGTCGCCGGCACGGTCGACGCGCTGGGCGACGGCGTCGACGGCCTCGAGCTCGGCGACCGGGTCGTCGGCTTCCTGCCGATGGACGGCGACGGCGCGGCCGCGGAGTACGTCCTCGCGCCGGCCGACGTCCTGACGGCGGCTCCCCAGGACGTCCCGCTGGCCGACGCCGCGGCGCTGCCGCTGGTCGGGCTGACCGCGTACCAGGCACTGTTCGACCACGCCGGGCTGACGGCCGGGCAGCGAGTGCTGGTCAACGGCGCCGGCGGCGCGGTCGGCGGCTACGCCGTGCAGCTGGCCAAGGGAGCCGGCGCCCACGTCATCGCCATCGCCGGACCCCGCAGCGCCGAAGCGGTCAAAGCGGCGGGTGCGGACGAGGTGGTGGACCACACCACCACGAGCGTGCCGTCGGCGGTGACCGAGCCGGTGGACGTCGCGCTCAACCTGGCCCCGGTCGACCCGGCTGCGCTGGCGGCGTTGGTGACGCTGGTGCGGCCGGGCGGGGTCTTGGTCAACACGACGGTGTGGATGCCCGCGCCGTCCGACGAAGAGCGCGGGGTACGCGGGATCGACCTGTTCGTCCGCAGCGACGCGGGGCAGCTGGCGAAGCTGGTGGCGTTGGTCGACCGGGGCGAACTGCGCGTCGAGGTGGCCGAGCGGGTGTCGTTGCCCGAGCTGCCGGCGCTGCACGCGCGCGCGGCGGAAGGCGCGGTGCACGGCAAAGTGGTCGTTGTCCCGGCCTGA
- the gcvH gene encoding glycine cleavage system protein GcvH yields the protein MSIPENLQYTKEHEWLSVEDGVATVGITAFAAESLGDIVFVQLPDAGSTITAGEVFGEVESTKSVSELYAPVSGEVVEVNGTTSDTPEVINSDPYTEGWLLKVRLSGDVPELLDAAAYAAHTQEN from the coding sequence GTGAGCATCCCCGAGAACCTGCAGTACACCAAGGAACACGAGTGGCTGTCCGTCGAAGACGGCGTGGCCACGGTCGGCATCACCGCCTTCGCCGCCGAGTCGCTCGGTGACATCGTGTTCGTCCAGCTGCCGGACGCCGGCTCGACCATCACCGCCGGCGAGGTGTTCGGCGAGGTCGAGTCGACCAAGTCGGTCAGCGAGCTGTACGCCCCCGTCTCCGGCGAGGTCGTCGAGGTGAACGGCACCACATCGGACACCCCCGAGGTCATCAACTCGGACCCGTACACCGAAGGATGGCTCCTGAAGGTGCGTCTGTCCGGGGACGTGCCGGAACTGCTCGACGCCGCCGCGTACGCCGCGCACACCCAGGAGAACTGA
- a CDS encoding DUF433 domain-containing protein produces the protein MITLSDRAVWSFPRGGRVENDVRFARPLMSMTDAARHLGIPQQTFHRWARGYPHGGPLLHVSEPESIRQASVPFIALAEAWVLEGLRQAGVRPQKIRPALKKLQNEFGREYVLVSPALVTDGISVLWDFSKTEAGAGLIEGRSGQTVIREIVQDYLTYVGFGTDDYPNHLKLRTFEPSKVAIDPYRSSGQPVFVGSGARVSNVAAMLKAGEEPAVVAEEHGIGIEAVRAAARVLLGRAA, from the coding sequence GTGATCACCCTCAGCGATCGAGCAGTATGGTCTTTTCCGAGAGGAGGACGCGTGGAAAACGACGTGAGGTTCGCCCGGCCGCTGATGAGCATGACCGACGCTGCTCGGCACCTGGGGATCCCGCAGCAGACGTTCCACCGCTGGGCCCGTGGCTATCCGCACGGCGGCCCGCTCCTCCACGTCTCCGAGCCGGAGAGCATCCGGCAGGCCAGCGTCCCGTTCATCGCCCTCGCCGAGGCCTGGGTTCTCGAGGGGCTCCGCCAAGCCGGCGTCCGTCCGCAGAAAATCCGGCCCGCTCTCAAGAAACTGCAGAACGAGTTCGGACGCGAATACGTCCTCGTGTCCCCCGCACTCGTGACCGATGGGATCTCGGTGCTGTGGGACTTCTCCAAGACCGAGGCCGGAGCCGGGTTGATCGAAGGGCGTTCCGGCCAGACGGTGATTCGCGAAATCGTCCAGGACTACCTGACCTACGTGGGCTTCGGCACCGACGACTACCCGAACCACCTCAAGCTCAGGACGTTCGAACCCTCGAAGGTCGCCATCGACCCCTATCGATCTTCGGGCCAGCCGGTCTTCGTCGGCTCCGGTGCACGTGTCTCCAACGTCGCGGCCATGCTGAAAGCAGGTGAAGAACCTGCCGTCGTCGCCGAAGAACACGGAATCGGCATCGAAGCCGTCCGAGCCGCCGCACGCGTGCTCCTGGGCCGCGCCGCCTGA
- a CDS encoding MarR family winged helix-turn-helix transcriptional regulator, translating into MAPPSLDPVQLGAYFDLIEVTSLLRHAVEQQLKEAGELSYVQFQLLARLGDSPTGSHRMTDLADGVVYSRSGLTYQASLLEKAGLVTRAPSPDDERSTTVTITDAGRERLARVLPGHVEVVAGLLFEPLSRDDVATLAGLLAPVRDHMRSTPPRSAAARAKGKS; encoded by the coding sequence ATGGCCCCACCGTCACTCGACCCCGTGCAGCTCGGCGCCTACTTCGACCTCATCGAGGTGACCAGCCTGCTGCGGCACGCGGTCGAGCAGCAGCTGAAGGAGGCCGGCGAGCTCAGCTACGTGCAGTTCCAGCTGCTGGCCCGGCTCGGGGACTCGCCGACGGGCAGCCACCGCATGACCGACCTGGCCGACGGCGTCGTCTACAGCCGCAGCGGCCTGACCTACCAGGCGAGCCTGCTCGAGAAGGCGGGCCTGGTCACCCGCGCCCCGTCCCCGGACGACGAGCGGAGCACCACGGTCACCATCACCGACGCCGGGCGCGAGCGGCTCGCCCGCGTGCTGCCCGGGCACGTCGAGGTGGTCGCCGGCCTGCTCTTCGAGCCGCTGTCCCGCGACGACGTCGCGACCCTCGCCGGCCTGCTGGCGCCGGTGCGGGACCACATGCGCTCGACGCCACCCCGCTCGGCGGCGGCCCGGGCCAAGGGCAAGTCCTGA
- a CDS encoding helix-turn-helix domain-containing protein → MSLTDLGAAVRRLRERTEPAGGPRPGRRVRGLRREELAELAGVSADYVRRLEQGRRHPSAGVVTAIARALRVSRADYERLCALAGYAPTDGQVPREAGVAAMRLLERFDGTPAFLTDTAWNVVAVNGAWLALGGAAATGRAWEWNVAWRTFCDARGEIARTDEHQAGFRAALAARLRDTHLRHPADPALGELVDELRSSSRAFDTLWRNPETVSAFENRAVFRTPDGEGIALDGSLLGVPGDDLMAVVLTAAPGSADAARLGEVVRASDGPSVLRVGQTGPG, encoded by the coding sequence ATGTCGCTGACCGACCTCGGCGCCGCGGTCCGCCGGCTGCGCGAGCGCACCGAGCCGGCCGGCGGACCGCGGCCCGGGCGGCGGGTCCGCGGCCTCCGCCGGGAAGAGCTCGCCGAGCTGGCCGGGGTGTCCGCGGACTACGTGCGACGGCTGGAGCAGGGGCGCCGTCACCCGTCGGCCGGCGTGGTGACCGCCATCGCCCGCGCGCTGCGGGTCAGCCGGGCGGACTACGAGCGGCTCTGCGCCCTCGCCGGGTACGCGCCGACGGACGGCCAGGTGCCGCGCGAAGCCGGCGTGGCGGCGATGCGGCTGCTCGAACGGTTCGACGGCACTCCCGCGTTCCTGACCGACACCGCGTGGAACGTCGTCGCCGTCAACGGCGCGTGGCTCGCGCTCGGCGGCGCAGCGGCGACCGGGCGCGCGTGGGAGTGGAACGTCGCGTGGCGCACGTTCTGCGACGCACGCGGGGAAATCGCGCGGACCGACGAGCACCAGGCGGGGTTCCGGGCCGCGCTCGCGGCCCGGCTGCGCGACACGCACCTGCGCCACCCGGCCGACCCCGCACTCGGCGAGCTCGTCGACGAGCTGCGGAGCAGCAGCCGCGCGTTCGACACCTTGTGGCGCAACCCGGAAACGGTGTCCGCCTTCGAGAACCGGGCGGTGTTCCGCACACCGGACGGCGAGGGCATCGCGCTCGACGGCAGCCTGCTCGGCGTGCCGGGGGACGACCTGATGGCGGTGGTCCTCACCGCGGCCCCGGGCTCGGCCGACGCGGCCCGCCTCGGCGAGGTCGTGCGCGCCTCCGACGGGCCGTCCGTGCTCAGGGTGGGCCAAACCGGCCCAGGCTGA
- the glyA gene encoding serine hydroxymethyltransferase yields the protein MTTFDQHLSEVDPEVAAAVADELTRQQSTLEMIASENFAPVGVLEAQGSVLTNKYAEGYPGRRYYGGCEHVDVVEQLAIDRAKALFGAEHANVQPHSGAQANAAAMFAVLKPGDTILGLDLAHGGHLTHGMKINFSGKLYNVVAYHVDKETGIVDLAEIERLAVEHQPKLIIAGWSAYPRQLDFAEFRRIADLVDARLMVDMAHFAGLVAAGLHPSPVPHADIVTTTTHKTLGGPRGGLILSRAELAKKINSAVFPGQQGGPLEHVIAAKAVALKIAASDEFRERQERTLEGSRILASRLSQDDCSSVGVRVLTGGTDVHLVLVDLVQSTLDGQQAEDRLHEVGITVNRNAVPFDPRPPMITSGLRIGTPALATRGFQAEDFAEVADVIAEALKPDFDDALRSKLRDRVEALAAKHPLYADLSR from the coding sequence ATGACGACGTTCGACCAGCACCTGTCCGAAGTCGACCCCGAGGTCGCCGCGGCCGTCGCCGACGAACTGACCCGTCAGCAGTCCACCCTGGAAATGATCGCGTCGGAGAACTTCGCCCCGGTGGGCGTGCTCGAGGCGCAGGGCTCGGTGCTGACCAACAAGTACGCCGAGGGCTACCCCGGCCGCCGGTACTACGGCGGCTGCGAGCACGTCGACGTCGTCGAGCAGCTCGCCATCGACCGCGCGAAGGCGCTGTTCGGCGCCGAGCACGCCAACGTCCAGCCGCACTCGGGCGCGCAGGCCAACGCGGCCGCGATGTTCGCCGTGCTCAAGCCGGGCGACACGATCCTCGGCCTCGACCTGGCGCACGGCGGCCACCTGACGCACGGGATGAAGATCAACTTCTCGGGCAAGCTCTACAACGTCGTCGCCTACCACGTCGACAAAGAGACCGGCATCGTCGACCTCGCCGAGATCGAGCGCCTGGCCGTCGAGCACCAGCCGAAGCTGATCATCGCCGGCTGGTCCGCCTACCCGCGTCAGCTGGACTTCGCCGAGTTCCGCCGCATCGCCGACCTCGTCGACGCCCGCCTGATGGTGGACATGGCGCACTTCGCCGGGCTGGTCGCGGCCGGGCTGCACCCGTCGCCGGTGCCGCACGCCGACATCGTCACCACGACCACGCACAAGACCCTCGGCGGCCCGCGCGGCGGCCTGATCCTGTCGCGCGCGGAGCTGGCGAAGAAGATCAACTCGGCGGTGTTCCCCGGCCAGCAGGGCGGGCCGCTGGAACACGTCATCGCGGCCAAGGCCGTCGCGCTGAAGATCGCCGCGAGCGACGAGTTCCGCGAGCGTCAGGAGCGGACCCTGGAGGGTTCGCGGATCCTGGCGTCGCGGCTGTCGCAGGACGACTGCTCTTCGGTGGGGGTCCGCGTGCTGACCGGCGGCACCGACGTCCACCTGGTGCTGGTCGACCTGGTCCAGTCCACTCTGGATGGTCAGCAGGCCGAGGACCGGCTGCACGAGGTCGGCATCACGGTCAACCGCAACGCCGTCCCGTTCGACCCGCGCCCGCCGATGATCACGTCCGGCCTGCGCATCGGCACGCCGGCGCTGGCCACCCGCGGGTTCCAGGCCGAGGACTTCGCCGAGGTCGCCGACGTCATCGCGGAAGCACTGAAGCCGGACTTCGACGACGCCCTGCGCTCGAAGCTGCGCGACCGCGTCGAGGCGCTGGCCGCGAAGCACCCGTTGTACGCGGACCTTTCGCGATGA
- the lipA gene encoding lipoyl synthase, which translates to MSALPEGRKLLRLEVRNSETPIEKKPPWIKTRVRMGPEFTELKGLVRREGLHTVCEEAGCPNIYECWEDREATFLIGGDQCTRRCDFCQIDTGKPAELDRTEPRKVAESVQAMGLRYSTVTGVARDDLPDGGAWLYAETVRQIHELNPGTGVELLIPDFNADPDQLAEVFGSRPEVLAHNVETVPRIFKRIRPGFRYARSLEVITKAREFGLVTKSNLILGMGETPEEVAPAMQDLVDAGCEILTITQYLRPSPRHHPVDRWVKPEEFVEHSQAAEAMGFAGVMAGPLVRSSYRAGRLYAQTKGYRGEELPENLRHLADQGPAAQEASSLLAR; encoded by the coding sequence ATGAGCGCGCTGCCCGAGGGCCGGAAGCTGCTGCGGCTGGAAGTCCGCAACAGTGAGACGCCGATCGAGAAGAAGCCGCCGTGGATCAAGACGCGGGTGCGGATGGGGCCGGAGTTCACCGAGCTCAAGGGTCTCGTGCGCCGCGAAGGCTTGCACACCGTCTGTGAAGAGGCCGGTTGTCCCAACATCTACGAGTGCTGGGAAGACCGTGAGGCCACCTTCCTGATCGGTGGGGACCAGTGCACGCGGCGTTGTGACTTCTGCCAGATCGACACGGGTAAGCCCGCTGAGCTGGACCGGACCGAGCCGCGGAAGGTCGCGGAGTCCGTTCAGGCCATGGGTTTGCGGTACTCGACGGTCACCGGTGTGGCTCGCGATGACCTTCCCGATGGTGGCGCGTGGTTGTACGCCGAGACCGTGCGGCAGATCCACGAGCTGAACCCGGGTACCGGTGTCGAGCTGCTGATCCCGGACTTCAACGCGGACCCCGACCAGCTGGCCGAGGTGTTCGGGTCGCGGCCGGAGGTGCTGGCGCACAACGTGGAGACGGTGCCGCGGATCTTCAAGCGCATCCGTCCGGGTTTCCGGTACGCGCGTTCGCTGGAGGTCATCACCAAGGCACGTGAGTTCGGGCTCGTGACGAAGTCGAACCTGATCCTGGGCATGGGCGAAACTCCTGAAGAGGTCGCCCCCGCGATGCAGGACCTGGTCGACGCGGGCTGCGAAATCCTGACGATCACGCAGTACCTGCGTCCCTCCCCGCGGCACCACCCGGTGGACCGCTGGGTGAAGCCGGAGGAGTTCGTCGAGCATTCGCAGGCGGCGGAGGCGATGGGTTTCGCGGGCGTGATGGCGGGGCCGCTGGTGCGGTCGTCGTACCGCGCGGGACGGCTGTACGCGCAGACCAAGGGCTACCGTGGAGAGGAGCTGCCGGAAAACCTGCGGCACCTCGCCGACCAGGGCCCGGCCGCGCAAGAAGCCAGCTCACTGCTGGCGCGATAG
- a CDS encoding FadR/GntR family transcriptional regulator, translating into MESTSVANAGEALFRPVRAGNAFEETVERLLQAIRLGVVGAGERLPSERELAERLGVSRVTLREAIRALSDAGYVESRRGRYGGTFVNESLPAPSEKSPSGRVDAVALEDALSLRYVLETGVAEMAAARSLSPADRQHLTGTLAEAAGAALEDYRRKDSRLHLAIAEVTASGSLTTAMADARTRVNQLLDRIPLLPPNLEHSNAQHEAIVDAILAGDAPAARQAMAEHIEGTASLLRAFLS; encoded by the coding sequence ATGGAGTCGACCTCGGTGGCGAACGCCGGTGAAGCGCTGTTCCGGCCGGTTCGCGCGGGCAACGCCTTCGAGGAGACCGTCGAGCGGCTGCTGCAGGCCATCCGGCTCGGCGTGGTCGGCGCGGGGGAGCGGCTGCCGTCGGAACGGGAGCTGGCCGAGCGGCTCGGCGTCAGCCGCGTGACGCTGCGGGAAGCCATCCGCGCCCTCTCCGACGCTGGTTACGTGGAGTCACGGCGGGGGCGGTACGGCGGCACGTTCGTGAACGAGAGCCTTCCCGCACCCTCCGAGAAGTCACCCAGCGGAAGGGTCGACGCCGTCGCGCTGGAGGACGCGCTGAGCCTCCGCTACGTCCTCGAGACCGGGGTCGCCGAGATGGCCGCCGCGCGCTCGCTGAGTCCCGCCGACCGCCAGCACCTCACCGGAACGCTCGCCGAGGCCGCGGGCGCCGCCCTCGAGGACTACCGGCGCAAGGATTCCCGGCTGCACCTGGCGATCGCCGAGGTCACCGCGTCCGGCTCCCTGACCACGGCGATGGCCGACGCCCGCACCCGCGTCAACCAGCTGCTCGACCGCATCCCGCTGCTCCCGCCCAACCTCGAGCACTCCAACGCCCAGCACGAGGCCATCGTCGACGCGATCCTCGCGGGCGACGCTCCCGCCGCCCGCCAGGCGATGGCCGAGCACATCGAGGGCACGGCGTCCCTCTTGCGCGCCTTCCTGTCCTGA